The genomic DNA gtgacgtcataTGTGACGTCATGTATGAGCAAAACGTCATATGTGACGTCATGTGTGAGCAAAACGTCATATGTGACGTCCTGGCCACCCAAAACCGAGTTTACTTATAGGACCCGTTTTTCTCATTCCTCTAAGCTCCAGGTCTCCCTTTGTGGAGACCTGGAGACAAGGCTGTGAGTCTCGGCAGAGGCGGGTCTACCTCGCCACGGGCTAAATCGTCTGATCGCAACCCGAGGTTGAACAGAGGATCCGTGGCGGAACTGCCAGGCATGGGCGTGCTGCGGTGCACGAAGTGTCCTGAGAGCAGGGTGGTAGTGGAGCAGCATGCACACGCATGGTGCTCCACTGGCACGTAGGCGCCAGGCCTCAGCCTTGTTTCAGAGTCTAGCTGCCAGGCATGGACGTGCGTGTGCACGGAGGATATGCTCCACTGGCAGGTAGACTCCAGGTGAGATTCAGGGTTCagagcatttattttttttttcgggggggggggttctgtcTCAAATCAAATAATCTGACACACAGATTAGCTATATCTGAACAGTCTACTGTGTGTCACAGCTTCATAACTgtcaccagtggtggaatgtaactaagtacatttactcaagtactaatcAATTCTGAGATGTTAAATATACATTAATTTAAGCACTAAAAGTACAAATATACTTGTAATAGCTTTAATATACTTAAactatatttacagtatactaCCTTTTGACCTGGGTAAGCCATTCACAAAGCCTTACTCCTCTTTCTGCCAGAGGGACTTTTCACACCATCAGATAGTTACTCAGTATCAGTAATATGCCTGTATTGAATGAATGGTGtcaatacaaaaaaagatcacaaataatatatatttgagATCCTAATGAATTTGtgcaactttgaatgctgtttTCCTCATCACacttttctatttcttttaaaaatcctTTTTATTTCAGCTTGCCAGCAGATCTTTActagtttcattcattcattctcactgtgcaatatcattttccacttgtgcaattttgttaatatactgtttattgtcaatactgtatatactgctcctatttttatacttccttctatttaaatggttcatattttgttacactttgtttagctctttttttactgtgttagctgatgcatcttgttttttgcactatcccctttggtGCTTTACACTGCAAATTTTATATTTCAGGAGTTAACAGCCAAAATATATAAAGGGCTTTATAAATGGCCACATAGTGGTGCTATCCCATCAAAAAATACTTGTTCCATCCACATGTGTGTggcttataaaaaaaaagtataatcgCAATACAAATCATGTAGAATAAGGTGGAATAGCATATTTACTGCGGTTGTTTAGTTGTGTCACCAGTAGGCAGCAGCAGTGATCTCCAAttgtgaaaatctcacttttttataatatgggatcATTGAAGCAGCCCTGATTGTTGCAAGGCCAATGCTGACTATAGAGTCGACTGGTTGGGACTTATATATGTCTTGTTAACACCCTCTAATCAGAGGCCAGGGGATGTCACTGATCAACTCCTGCCTCACACATCCACAACCTGGCATCTCATTAAAAAAAGACCTCATATATTTCAGGAGTTAACAGCCAAAATATAAGGGGCTTTATAAATGGCCACATGGTGATGCTATCCAATCAAAAATCATTTGTTACCTCCGCATTTAAGTGTGtggtttataaaaaataaaataaaaaaatatttatatttatataatatatatacatatatatacatatatatatatgtatgtatatgtatatatgtatatatatgtatatatatatatatatatatatatatattataataataatcgcAATACAAATCATGTAGTATAAGGTGGAATAGCATATTTACTGCGGTTGTTACCAGCAGCTGTCACCGATAGGTGGCAGCACTGACCTCCACTCCTCACATCTAGACTGCAGTTTATTGAAGCCACGAAGAAGAATGTCTGGttattctggtcctgtaaatttacatgtgaattgtggaaagatgtcaataattttatacttgttaaaattttctcagattttgcactgtactatagaaatattatatttggctgctatgattacagtgacaaagatagtaatgcattttttcttattaatttaatttttaatttaatttaaaaagtgtgaatttacaaaaaaagagcctaatttctttgtatttatgaaagaaatggaaatatatctgtcaacaatttcttcctcacataacaaaaaagcaatgaaaacaatgaatgtatgcaatatctttaaagtttttaggtgaaattattgtcatactctcgcatattcttttttattattattatctacttatttatttatttttattgtgtgttttttttatgtgttgaatgtttgttttgtttcatttctgttgtccttttatgtttgacactgctctttgtttatgttttcgctatgcttcttttgtatgtaaatgtgtttaatgttttctgctgttactatgtatactgtaattttgaaataaaaaaataaaaaaatcttatCTTCCTTGATGTCATGTACGACGTCACAGCGACGTAGCAGTACTACAAGTTATTGGGCGGGGCTTATGTTGCGcgtcatgtgtgacgtcataTGTGACGTCATGTATGAGCAAAACGTCATATGTGACGTCATGTGTGAGCAAAACGTCATATGTGACGTCCTGGCCACCCAAAACCGAGTTTACTTATAGGACCCGTTTTTCTCATTCCTCTAAGCTCCAGGTCTCCCTTTGTGGAGACCTGGAGACAAGGCTGTGAGTCTCGGCAGAGGCGGGTCTACCTCGCCACGGGCTAAATCGTCTGATCGCAACCCGAGGTTGAACAGAGGATCCGTGGCGGAACTGCCAGGCATGGGCGTGCTGCGGTGCACGAAGTGTCCTGAGAGCAGGGTGGTAGTGGAGCAGCATGCACACGCATGGTGCTCCACTGGCACGTAGGCGCCAGGCCTCAGCCTTGTTTCAGAGTCTAGCTGCCAGGCATGGACGTGCGTGTGCACGGAGGATATGCTCCACTGGCAGGTAGACTCCAGGTGAGATTCAGGGTTCagagcatttattttttttttcgggggggggggttctgtcTCAAATCAAATAATCTGACACACAGATTAGCTATATCTGAACAGTCTACTGTGTGTCACAGCTTCATAACTgtcaccagtggtggaatgtaactaagtacatttactcaagtactaatcAATTCTGAGATGTTAAATATACATTAATTTAAGCACTAAAAGTACAAATATACTTGTAATAGCTTTAATATACTTAAactatatttacagtatactaCCTTTTGACCTGGGTAAGCCATTCACAAAGCCTTACTCCTCTTTCTGCCAGAGGGACTTTTCACACCATCAGATAGTTACTCAGTATCAGTAATATGCCTGTATTGAATGAATGGTGtcaatacaaaaaaagatcacaaataatatatatttgagATCCTAATGAATTTGtgcaactttgaatgctgtttTCCTCATCACacttttctatttcttttaaaaatcttttttatttcagcttGCCAGCAGATCTTTActagtttcattcattcattctcactgtgcaatatcattttccacttgtgcaattttgttaatatactgtttattgtcaatactgtatatactgctcctatttttatacttccttctatttaaatggttcatattttgttacactttgtttagctctttttttactgtgttagctgatgcatcttgttttttgcactatcccctttggtGCTTTACACTGCAAATTTTATATTTCAGGAGTTAACAGCCAAAATATATAAAGGGCTTTATAAATGGCCACATAGTGGTGCTATCCCATCAAAAAATACTTGTTCCATCCACATGTGTGTggcttataaaaaaaaagtataatcgCAATACAAATCATGTAGAATAAGGTGGAATAGCATATTTACTGCGGTTGTTTAGTTGTGTCACCAGTAGGCAGCAGCAGTGATCTCCAAttgtgaaaatctcacttttttataatatgggatcATTGAAGCAGCCCTGATTGTTGCAAGGCCAATGCTGACTATAGAGTCGACTGGTTGGGACTTATATATGTCTTGTTAACACCCTCTAATCAGAGGCCAGGGGATGTCACTGATCAACTCCTGCCTCACACATCCACAACCTGGCATCTCATTAAAAAAAGACCTCATATATTTCAGGAGTTAACAGCCAAAATATAAGGGGCTTTATAAATGGCCACATGGTGATGCTATCCAATCAAAAATCATTTGTTACCTCCGCATTTAAGTGTGtggtttataaaaaataaaataaaaaaatatttatataatatatatatatatatatatatatatatatatatgtatatatatatatatatatatatatatattataataataatcgcAATACAAATCATGTAGTATAAGGTGGAATAGCATATTTACTGCGGTTGTTACCAGCAGCTGTCACCGAAAGGTGGCAGCACTGACCTCCACTCCTCACATCTAGACTGCAGTTTATTGAAGCCACGAAGAAGAATGTCTGGttattctggtcctgtaaatttacatgtgaattgtggaaagatgtcaatcattttatacttgttaaaattttctcagattttgcactgtactatagaaatattatatttggctgctatgattacagtgacaaagatagtaatgcattttttcttattaatttaatttttaatttaatttaaaaagtgtgaatttacaaaaaaagagcctaatttctttgtatttatgaaagaaatggaaatatatctgtcaacaatttcttcctcacataacaaaaaagcaatgaaaacaatgaatgtatgcaatatctttaaagtttttaggtgaaattattgtcatactctcacatattcttttttattattattatctacttatttatttatttttattgtgtgttttttttatgtgttgaatgtttgttttgtttcatttctgttgtccttttatgtttgacactgctctttgtttatgttttcgctatgcttcttttgtatgtaaatgtgtttaatgttttctgctgttactatgtatactgtaattttgaaataaaaaaataaaaaaatcttatCTTCCTTGATGTCATGTACGACGTCACAGCCCCGCCGTAGCAGTACTACAAGTTATTGGGCGGGGCTTATGTTTCGcgtcatgtgtgacgtcataTGTGACGTCATGTATGAGCAAAACGTCATATGTGACGTCATGTGTGAGCAAAACGTCATATGTGACGTCCTGGCCACCCAAAACCGAGTTTACTTATAGGACCCGTTTTTCTCATTCCTCTAAGCTCCAGGTCTCCCTTTGTGGAGACCTGGAGACAAGGCTGTGAGTCTCGGCAGAGGCGGGTCTACCTCGCCACGGGCTAAATCGTCTGATCGCAACCCGAGGTTGAACAGAGGATCCGTGGCGGAACTGCCAGGCATGGGCGTGCTGCGGTGCACGAAGTGTCCTGAGAGCAGGGTGGTAGTGGAGCAGCATGCACACGCATGGTGCTCCACTGGCACGTAGGCGCCAGGCCTCAGCCTTGTTTCAGAGTCTAGCTGCCAGGCATGGACGTGCGTGTGCACGGGGGCTTTATAAATGGCCACATGGTGATGCTATCCAATCAAAAATCACTTGTTACCTCCACCTTTAAGTGTGTGgcttataaaaaaaatgtataatcgTGTAACGTGAGAGTTCGTTGTGTGGTTGAGGATCAGTCTTTAGGAGAATAAACATGCAGGAGAcggataactttttttaaacagccACTTTACTGTTCTTCCCACTTCAACagtttcacaacaacaacaacacttccTTGTTCCTAACTCACCTGTCGTAGAACTAACCAATCAGAGGCCAAAAGGACATGGACTAAGGTAAATGTCAGGAAGATACTTACAGGCAGATTCAagatattattataactatttcaacatgtaaatatgtaaatccttttaacataaatatgtaaataattaactgtgtaaacattgtaaatatatttttagtaaCTTAACTCAAATATATGAATTAACTTCTAAACCTTACAATCGCAAAACAAATCATGTAGAATAAAGTGGAATAGCATATTTACTGCAGTTGTCACCAGCAGCTGTCACCAGTAGGTGGCAGCACTGACCTCCACTCCTCACATCTAGACTGCAGCCTATTGAAGCCACGAAGAAGAAGTGTTGTGAACAAGGAAGTGAGTATCTTACAGGAAGCCTGCGTTAAGCtgcctttgttttgttttctctttgttttctctATCGACTTAAGACGAGTCATTCCTCACCAGACTAGTTCGCTAGATTAGTTAACAGGTTATCTATTCATCTTCTTTGTTTCTGTTAAGTTCATGTCTGTATGACAGTTTGTGACATTAGTTAGCAGTGAGCTAACAGCGGAGCTAACAGGCCTCATTAGAGAGACACCACAGAACAAAGCTCCAGGCTGCTGTCACCTGTTCGTCGCCCAGGTAACGCTACCTGTACCCGGCTAACAGACACCACAACGAGTCGGTAGTGAGATTGGATGAGTATGTACGCCCCGCCGGGTTCAGCTGTACCGGGAggccggaggaggagaggagggaccTCTCTGCCGAAGCAGCCGGAGCGGAGCCTGGTGTCGGCTCTGCCCGGAGCTCTGTCCATCACGGCGCTGTGCACGGCGCTGGCCGAACCGGCCTGGCTCCGGGTCCACGGAGGAACCTGTCCGAGACAAGAGCTCGGGGTGGCGGATGTGCTGGGCTACATCGACCCCAAGCTGCTGGATGGTGAGGAAACAGCAGCACAGTGTGCTTTTAAACCCTACAATACACAACATCATATATATCCTTAAAACTGTTAGAGATGGTTTACATTAAGAATGttataacaacaaagactacatctattttctatttatttatttatctatttatttgcacatatataaaactgcacaaaatccagtcaatgaaaaaacaaacaagaaatgtgtcaggagaggtcaagaagccacaggcttatacaaaggacctgaaaaaaaacaataacaaaaaaggaagaaagatctaaactaacataattttaaaaataaaacaaaagttaaataacaacaagaagtacacaaaatgtgcagaaaaaccaaccaaacagtggaaaacaatccaataaaaacaatgaaatacatacaaaataacaatacaaacataatatatatcCTTAAACATGTTAGAGGAAACATTTGATGGTTTTCATTAAGAATGTTATAACAACAAAGACTCcatctattttttaaatgtatttatttgcacatatatatatatatatttgcacatatataaaactgcacaaaatccggtcaatgaaaaaaacaaacaagaaatgtgtcaggagaggtcaaaaagccacaggcttatacaaaggacctctcCCAAAaccccaggaaaaaaaaacaataacaaaaaaggaagaaagatctaaactaacatcattttaaaaatacaacaaaagttaaacaacaacaagaagtacacaaaatgtgcaaaaaaacctaaccaaacagtggaaaacaatccaataaaaacaatgaaatacatataaaataacaatacaaacataatatatatcCTTAAACATGTTAGAGGAAACATTTGATGGTTTTAGAATacaaagctttattgtcattgtattaaatacaacgagattcacagttgccacttctggtcattgctttaaaacaaatacttgacaagactaaacgaggcagataaaacatataacaggtaaaacacacacagttataaagcaatataaaacaggtaaagtagaagtaataaatacatataaacggaagtgttacactagaagtataaaatataaaaatagatgtaatgtaaacagaggtaattgcacttgtaaaatatgtagggtagatgtaataaataaaatgtaaacaaagttgcaCTTTTCATCAAGAATGTTATAACAACAAAGACtccatctattttttatttatttatttatttgcacatatatatttgcacatatataaaattgcacaaaatccagtcaatgaaaaacaaacaagaaatgtgtcaggagaggtcaagaagccacaggacCCCCAATcccaggagagaaaaaaacaataacaaaaaatgaagaaagatctaaactatcataattttaaaaaatacaacaaaagttaaacaacaacaagtacacaaaatgtgcagaaaaaccaaccaaacagtggaaaacaatccaataaaaacaatgaattacatacaaaaaaacagtacagaagaaaagaaaatatatctaaacatatcaaaagataattagacatgatgaattaaatgtgatgataatttccttttaaaatgctcTAAGGATAAcaagctcttgataacatgtattttgatgttccatatttgtacaccacgatatctgagggagtactggccatgtccaggtgaagatgattaacctgtctagtattatgtgaatgaatttgagaattagatttaaagaagtttCTAAACGATAATGGTAAAGAAGAAGGcaagaacatatatttatatataaacacacatatctgatgAATATGTATGTATTAAACTGAAAGAATGATCAGTTTCCTGAACAGTAGAGCAGAGGCCTCCTTAGAGTTTGACAAAGTTGCCAATCTTACAAATCGTTTTtgcaaaaaataaagtttatgaaGATTGGAGGGGTATGTTTTTGCCCAAACAACATTACCATAAATCAGATAGGGATAAATCATGGAATAATATAAGgttaataaacaagaaacatttatgaaaaaaCTATCCTTTAGTACAGATACACACAATTATTCCACACGGCATGCTGCTGCAGGCTGTTTTACTTTACCAAGATCCAAAACCAAATCAGGTCAAAGTACAGCAATATACAGAGCAATGCAAGAATGGCATTCACTCTCAAATCATATTACACAACAAAATACTCTATATGgttttaaaacacacactaaaAGAGCATTACTTAAGAAGAAACTTTAGTAATTAATAAGTATTGTTGGGTGTGTCAGGGTAttaaatgatgatatttatcTGTTAGATCTTGATAGATTCAGTCGGAGcctttctattttctttgtgtttttttttttacgtgtaTTACGATGTGTTATGTTAGTGTATGATGagcagtgtgaatgtgtatttttgtattgtcaccatgtaaactatgtggaccccaggaagaatagctgctgctatgcaaaagctaatggggatcttaataaccaaacaaacaaacagcagagaTGAATCTGGTAGCTCACCACCTGTAATTGCTTTGTgattgtctctgtctgtgtcctcCAGATTACTGTGTGAACCCGCAGACCATCTTGCTGATGAGAGTGATCGCTGCCTTCTGTTTCCTGGGAATCCTGTGCAGTCTGATTGCTTTCCTCTTGGATGTGTTCGGACCAAAGCACCCTGCACTAAAGATCACACGCAGATATGCATTTGCACATATTCTCACAGGTATTTGTCATACTGGGGTTCTTTTCAGCACCTTGTTCAttgtttatcactattatgtagtcatattatttctttatattaatcttgtctctaggtggcggcttcagataagcccagtgggttttttgcctcttcctgcactttatattattcatttatttttttgttatgttgtatagtcataaattgtgcaaaataaaaaaacaaataaacctttattttttatttttttattttttagaaaagGAAGTATGTCATTTTTGTCTActtaatttgttttctttctctctcatcagTGTTGCAGTGTGCCACAGTCATAGGCTTCTGCTACTGGGCCTCGGAGCTCATCTTGTCACTacagcagcaacacaaaaaGTACCACGGCTCTCTCATATACGTCACTTTTGCCATCAGCTTCTACCTGGTGGCAGGGGCAGGCGGAGCCTCTATCCTCGCCACAGCCGCGAACCTGCTGCGCCACTACCCcaccgaggaggaggagcaggctTTAGTGCTGCTCTCAGAGATGGAGGACAGCAGTGAAACTTTTCCTGCCGATTATGACATTGCCAATCAGTTTCAGCCGCCGCCTGCCTACACGCCCTAATGCCGCCAGACTGGCCTTGTTAACActcgcttctctctctctctctcagcacggCTATTGGCTTGATGAGCAAACCCCACTCTTTATCAAATGGATATCTTCGCAAATACTATCTCCATAATGAACACGGCGTGCACAGTTAGTGCACAAACTCCTTGACTGACTGACAGTGCTTGGGTGCATGAAAAGCTTTCTTTTGTGGTGGCAGACATTTAGGAGATGATTCTTACTTTCACCACTGAAGTGGTTAGGGATTTGCATGTAAATGGCTTTTAGGATTTGGTTCTTACATGTAAAGCAAACTAAACTGCGAGGAGTGCTCAACATGGTTCATCATAAGTAATTGATGAAATAGCCGCAGCCCGATCAGTGCCAATTTATTGAGGCTGGGCTGTCGGCAGATTGTCAGCGGCTGTATTGCTCTGGGTTGGATCAAGGATGAAGCTTTGTTAAGCATCATTTTGATTTAGATTTTGATATGCTTGCGGTGTGTATGATGTTATTTTACTGATGCATcaaaaatgcagaaatacaCTGAGAAGATTGTataagacatttttcatataaagTATCAAATGGAcctgattatttattatttagttgTCTGTGCTGCATcttattttcctttcttttgcTTTGTAGACACCCGTCACAGGTTTAGTCTTATTCATTAATCACATCTTTTATTTGAAATAGTACTTAAAaattgtcacaaaaaaaaaatgtgagacCCATCTTTGTGGTGTTTTAAAAAGGATTATGGCATCGAGAACTATCAGCCACGGAGAAATTGAGAAACATGTCTGTCTATGTTTCACAATAAGAGACATTTAGAAAAAGGAACCTCACCGCCTAAGTTTGTCACGACACGTTTCttgtatttgattttttaaaaacagaaactaTTTGTGCTTTGTGATTTACCATACGTGACCGTTtcagtatgtgttttttttaaatgcatgagtTTCGTTCGTGTGCAAATTTTAAACCATCAGGCCGAATTGTTTGAGAACATCTCACATCAAGGTGCCAGCTGAGGCTTAAAATTGTGATTGATGTGGTGACTCTAGTTGGGTGTATATTGTTCTGTTTTACTCCATTTCTGCATTTTGTTCCTCAAATTGTCATAATATACTTTCAACACCAGTATGTAAATATTGATTGTTTCTACATAAAAAGTGGTCATAATAAAAATTAATGCCATATTTTGCTTCCTGCTTGTCATCTGTACTGAATCTTTGGTTCCTCACCAAATGCAGCATTTAGATAGGAGCTGTAGTTTTgatttgactgtatattgacttTGACGTTTCCGTCTGACCGGGGTATTTTGGGGTTTACAGTCTAGACGTTGTAGGCATTACAGCGAGTAAGAGCCTTACAACCTAATGAGACTTTAAAGGGCATAGAGTATGTCTTGTACTGTATGAAGGTGTTGCATCCACTGCTACCTTTGTACAAATACAATAAGAAGCATTTCCAAAAACTGCACATGGATGCAGAGTGTTGTGTAAAAAAGTGCCTTGAcatataaaactatataaaaaaacaacatttagcatTATATCTGCAGGTTTCTCCATCTACATACCATGCTAAGAGTTACATTGTAAATGGGTCAAGATATTTCATGGGTTAATGGACAACATGTTTAGCATACCCTCCAGAGCTCAAGTATCACTCGGTAGCCAAATGACTTAAGTTAATCAGGTGAATAAACAAGGTATTAATAGGGAAGGGTGTTTGTCGGGGGAATAGGCCATTCAAGGCAATGGAGCGACGGCTATTCTCAGGAAATAGAGCTTACGTGGTAACGTCACTTGGCCACACTGATGGTATATATACAGGCACAGCGAGATCTATATTTCTACCACTCAAAGTCTACAGGCTCTTCGCTACAGAACTTTAAAGTTACATTTTCCTCCTGGAACAGTGAGATTGAAGCTTAATCATGCAGGCATCCAGGACTTTGCTGTCAAAGCAGACACTGGCCGTTCTCTCTCGCCAGCCTGCCTGCTTTGTGCACCAGGGTGACTATGGCAACTGGGGAAATACCAATATTGCAGTGGTAAGTGAAACATCAATATGAGACAATATGGCATTAAGTGTGGGCATTATTGTGATTTGTGAATCACATTTTGGTTTGTGAATCACAATGTGATCCAGGTTTTCTCAGGATGTGGCTGGTGGGATGGGACTGATGTCCATGAGGGAGTGTAGTGAGTATCAGTAATATCACATCATCGCATGAACACATCACCAAGCAGAGATAGTAACTTACAACTCTTGTCTTCAGCACCATGTACCACCTGAGCCG from Sebastes fasciatus isolate fSebFas1 chromosome 6, fSebFas1.pri, whole genome shotgun sequence includes the following:
- the tmem127 gene encoding transmembrane protein 127, with amino-acid sequence MSMYAPPGSAVPGGRRRRGGTSLPKQPERSLVSALPGALSITALCTALAEPAWLRVHGGTCPRQELGVADVLGYIDPKLLDDYCVNPQTILLMRVIAAFCFLGILCSLIAFLLDVFGPKHPALKITRRYAFAHILTVLQCATVIGFCYWASELILSLQQQHKKYHGSLIYVTFAISFYLVAGAGGASILATAANLLRHYPTEEEEQALVLLSEMEDSSETFPADYDIANQFQPPPAYTP